In Aliarcobacter faecis, a genomic segment contains:
- the rpsQ gene encoding 30S ribosomal protein S17: MTHKREIQGVVVKRSGDKTASVLVTRSVLHPKYHKTVKRFKKYLIHDEKNELNVGDTVVAVECRPLSKTKSFRLKTILATGVK, encoded by the coding sequence ATGACACATAAAAGAGAGATTCAAGGTGTAGTAGTAAAAAGATCAGGTGATAAAACAGCTTCTGTTTTAGTTACAAGATCAGTTTTACACCCAAAGTATCACAAAACTGTAAAAAGATTTAAAAAATATTTAATTCATGATGAAAAAAATGAATTAAATGTTGGAGACACTGTAGTTGCAGTTGAATGTAGACCATTGTCAAAAACTAAATCTTTTAGATTAAAGACAATCCTTGCTACAGGAGTTAAATAA
- the rpmC gene encoding 50S ribosomal protein L29 yields the protein MNYTDLKDKNLNELQVLLKEKKVLLFELKAKLKTMQLTNTSELRTAKKDIARIQTAITASKAN from the coding sequence ATGAACTATACTGATTTAAAAGATAAAAACTTGAATGAATTACAAGTACTATTAAAAGAGAAAAAGGTGCTTCTTTTTGAATTAAAAGCTAAGCTAAAAACTATGCAGTTGACTAATACTTCTGAACTAAGAACAGCAAAAAAAGATATTGCTAGAATTCAGACAGCTATTACAGCTTCAAAAGCTAACTAA